One Vallitalea pronyensis genomic region harbors:
- a CDS encoding ABC transporter substrate-binding protein has protein sequence MKNKIFKSLALLLTAVFLLTACGAEKNEDTDKPATNADSSQADKEDNNDKDDKPASEPEEKPEVTVDIFQYKVESKDAIEAAAEAYEEANPHVTVNVQTVGGGDDYGAALKSRFASGKEPAIYCIGGLQDAFDWEEKLEDLSNEPWVDMAYEGVLDSVTLDGRILGMPFNQEGYGLIYNKAILDQAGIDPMSITTFAALEEAVKKMDGMKDELGLKAVFAFPAKETWVTGLHLSNIQFSNEFANVKEAYDAKEITMPHADAWKKLVDLQADYAYTPDGKKSSLNAVDYSTQVEEMFSLGRVAFIQQGNWAYGSIAGIDEELAANTGLLPLPLEGVVEDSIPVGIPFYWSINSNIGDNEKAAAKDFLNWLYTSDEGKKRIIHDFKFIPALRGYEGDDLKLEDPLANDILRFSNEGKTMPWVFMGYPSGWGMDRLGADIQGYLADDLTWEQVIENAKKTWADDRK, from the coding sequence ATGAAAAACAAAATCTTTAAATCCTTAGCTTTATTATTAACAGCCGTATTCTTATTGACAGCATGTGGCGCAGAGAAAAATGAAGATACAGACAAACCAGCAACCAATGCAGATTCTAGTCAAGCAGATAAAGAAGATAATAACGATAAAGATGACAAACCAGCATCCGAGCCTGAAGAAAAACCAGAAGTAACCGTTGATATATTCCAATACAAAGTAGAATCTAAAGATGCTATTGAAGCAGCGGCAGAAGCTTACGAAGAAGCAAATCCTCATGTAACCGTTAATGTTCAAACGGTTGGAGGCGGAGATGATTATGGTGCAGCTTTAAAATCTAGATTTGCTTCAGGAAAAGAACCAGCAATCTATTGTATCGGTGGTTTACAAGATGCCTTTGATTGGGAAGAGAAATTAGAAGACCTATCTAACGAACCATGGGTGGATATGGCATATGAAGGTGTTTTGGATTCTGTTACTTTAGATGGAAGAATTCTAGGTATGCCATTTAACCAAGAAGGTTATGGTCTTATCTATAACAAAGCGATTCTTGATCAAGCAGGTATTGACCCCATGTCTATTACGACTTTTGCAGCACTTGAAGAAGCCGTTAAGAAGATGGATGGTATGAAGGATGAGTTAGGATTAAAAGCAGTCTTTGCTTTTCCGGCAAAAGAAACTTGGGTTACTGGCTTACATCTTTCCAATATTCAATTTTCAAATGAGTTTGCTAATGTAAAAGAAGCTTATGATGCAAAAGAAATTACAATGCCTCATGCTGATGCATGGAAGAAACTTGTTGATTTACAAGCAGATTATGCGTATACACCAGATGGTAAGAAGAGTTCACTGAATGCAGTGGATTATTCAACTCAAGTAGAAGAAATGTTCTCACTTGGTAGAGTTGCCTTTATTCAACAAGGTAACTGGGCATATGGAAGTATTGCTGGTATTGATGAAGAATTAGCTGCAAATACTGGTTTATTGCCATTACCACTAGAAGGTGTGGTTGAAGACTCCATTCCAGTTGGTATTCCATTCTATTGGTCCATTAACAGTAACATAGGTGATAATGAGAAAGCAGCAGCAAAAGATTTCTTGAACTGGTTATACACGTCAGATGAAGGTAAGAAACGTATCATTCATGATTTTAAATTTATTCCAGCTTTAAGAGGATACGAAGGTGATGATTTAAAACTTGAAGATCCTTTAGCTAATGATATCTTAAGATTCTCTAATGAAGGAAAAACAATGCCATGGGTATTCATGGGTTATCCTTCTGGATGGGGAATGGATCGATTAGGAGCTGACATCCAAGGATACTTAGCAGATGATTTAACTTGGGAACAAGTGATAGAGAATGCTAAAAAGACTTGGGCTGACGATCGAAAATAG
- a CDS encoding carbohydrate ABC transporter permease, with amino-acid sequence MKRSKLAFYGFIAPCFIAFTFTVIIPFIMGIYYSFTDWNGIKSNISFIGLENYKAIFTDALFKDSFLFTAVFTIASVIIINLVGFGLAILVTRKFRLQNVLRTVFFMPNLIGGLILGFIWQFIFVKAFASIGEATGATWLYGWLTNRETGFWGLVILMTWQMAGYLMIIYIAALQNIPKSLIEASQIDGASGLARLRHIILPLIRPGFTVCLFLTLSNSFKLYDQNLSLTAGGPQNKTQMLALNIYNTAFKFNNMGEAQAKAIILFVVVACFSLIQVYLSKKGEVEM; translated from the coding sequence GTGAAACGTAGTAAATTAGCATTTTATGGATTCATAGCACCATGTTTTATAGCATTCACATTTACAGTCATCATACCATTTATTATGGGTATTTATTATTCATTTACAGATTGGAATGGTATTAAATCCAATATATCCTTTATTGGATTAGAGAATTATAAAGCCATATTTACAGATGCTTTATTCAAAGATTCTTTCTTATTTACAGCTGTCTTTACAATCGCTTCTGTTATCATCATCAATTTAGTGGGTTTTGGCCTTGCTATTTTAGTCACGCGTAAGTTTAGATTGCAGAATGTCTTGAGAACGGTCTTTTTTATGCCGAATCTCATTGGTGGACTTATTCTTGGTTTTATCTGGCAATTTATTTTTGTAAAAGCTTTTGCATCCATTGGTGAAGCCACAGGGGCTACATGGCTATATGGCTGGTTAACTAATCGGGAGACAGGATTCTGGGGATTGGTTATTCTCATGACTTGGCAAATGGCAGGTTATCTGATGATTATTTACATAGCTGCCCTTCAAAATATACCAAAGTCGTTAATTGAAGCTTCACAGATTGATGGAGCCAGTGGATTAGCCAGGTTGCGTCACATTATCTTACCACTTATTCGTCCTGGATTTACGGTATGTTTGTTTTTGACACTGTCCAATTCATTCAAACTATATGACCAGAACCTTTCCTTAACAGCTGGTGGTCCTCAGAATAAAACCCAAATGCTTGCACTCAATATCTATAACACGGCTTTTAAGTTTAATAACATGGGTGAGGCACAAGCCAAAGCCATTATACTCTTTGTGGTTGTTGCTTGTTTTTCGTTGATTCAAGTGTATCTATCTAAGAAAGGGGAGGTGGAGATGTAA